The following are from one region of the Jatrophihabitans telluris genome:
- the selD gene encoding selenide, water dikinase SelD, with the protein MVTATSYRLTQYAHGGGCACKIPPGELESVVSALIGVPSPDLLVGLADGDDAAVIRLDDQRALISTADFFTPVVDDPYDFGRIAAANALSDVYAMGGRPVAAINLVGWPREVLPVEVLGEVLRGGLDVAAAAGCPVAGGHSIDDPEPKYGMAVTGLAHPDRLLRNDSARAGDALSLSKPLGVGVLNNRHKSTGEVFDHAIASMVELNRTACDQALQAGLRAATDVTGFGLLGHLYKMARASGVTAVIDAAAVPYLEGARAALAAGFVSGGTRRNLDWVRPHLQASVDEDELLLLADAQTSGGLLLAGEVAAASVIGEFVPRRAAVIEIR; encoded by the coding sequence CTGGTGACCGCGACGAGCTACCGCCTGACCCAGTACGCCCATGGCGGCGGGTGTGCCTGCAAGATCCCGCCCGGCGAACTGGAATCCGTCGTGTCCGCATTGATCGGCGTCCCTTCGCCGGACCTGCTCGTCGGCCTGGCGGACGGCGACGATGCGGCGGTCATCCGGTTGGACGACCAGCGCGCGCTCATCTCGACGGCGGACTTCTTCACCCCTGTTGTCGATGATCCCTATGACTTCGGCAGGATCGCTGCGGCCAACGCGCTGTCCGACGTCTACGCCATGGGCGGTCGTCCGGTCGCGGCGATCAACCTGGTCGGGTGGCCGCGCGAGGTGCTCCCGGTCGAGGTGCTGGGCGAGGTGCTGCGCGGCGGGCTGGATGTCGCGGCGGCGGCCGGCTGCCCGGTGGCCGGAGGTCACAGCATCGACGACCCGGAGCCGAAGTACGGGATGGCGGTGACCGGGCTGGCCCATCCGGACCGGCTGCTGCGCAACGACTCTGCCCGCGCCGGAGATGCTCTGAGCCTGTCCAAGCCGCTGGGCGTCGGCGTGCTCAACAACCGCCACAAGAGCACTGGTGAAGTCTTCGACCATGCCATCGCCTCCATGGTCGAACTCAACCGCACGGCGTGCGATCAGGCGCTGCAGGCGGGTTTGCGGGCCGCCACCGACGTCACCGGCTTCGGCTTGCTCGGCCACCTGTACAAGATGGCCCGGGCTTCGGGCGTCACCGCTGTCATCGACGCCGCTGCGGTGCCATACCTGGAGGGAGCTCGGGCTGCCCTTGCCGCCGGCTTCGTCAGCGGGGGAACCCGCCGGAACCTGGACTGGGTGCGGCCGCACCTGCAGGCGTCAGTGGACGAGGATGAGCTGTTACTGCTGGCCGATGCGCAGACCAGCGGGGGATTGCTGCTCGCGGGCGAGGTCGCAGCAGCGAGCGTGATCGGCGAGTTCGTACCGCGACGAGCTGCCGTGATCGAGATCCGCTGA